The DNA region CCTCGACGGGCATCGCGGATTCGAGCGCGTCGAGGTATGCGGTCTCGGTCTCGATGCTCTCGAGCAGTTCGGCTGCCAGATCCATGCTCAGCCCGTTGCGGACGACGATGCGCTGCACGGTCAGGTCACTCAGGTCATCCGGCATGGGATACGCCGGCACGAGCCAGCCCTTCATGCGCAGCCGATCCTGCAGATGATAGAGATTCCAGTTCTTTGTGTGCCCGTCTTTCAGGTACCAGGCGAACACGGGGATGTCGCTGCCGTCGTTCCACAGCTCGAAGGCACCGATCTTCGCGATGCCCTTGGCGAGATATTTCGCGACGTCCTGCGATGCCTGCTGCACCGCGCGGTACCCCTCGAAGCCGAGGCGGAGGAACATGTAGTACTGCAGGAGCACCTGTGCGCCAGGGCGGGAGAAGTTGAGTGCGAAGGTGGGCATCTCCCCGCCGAGGTAGCTGACCTGGAAGACCAGGTCCTCAGGCAGCCACTGCGTGTGACGCCACACCACCCAGCCGAGACCGGGGTAGACGAGCCCGTACTTGTGCCCGGACGTGCTGATGGAGTGCACCCGCTCCAGGCGGAAGTCCCACACGAGGTCGGGCTGCAGGAAGGGAGCGATCATCGCGCCGGAGGCCCCGTCGACGTGGATCGGGATATCGAGCCCGGTCTTCGCCTGGATCTCGTCCAGTGCTTCCGCGATCGCGGCGACCGGCTCGTACATGCCGGTGTAGGTGACCCCCAAGATCGCCA from Microbacterium sp. zg-B185 includes:
- a CDS encoding glutamate decarboxylase, translated to MNASQANDELTPRFARPGESTVAARHVIPQQESLPDTAKQIVDDETMLDGNSRLNLATFVGTWMDEDAKQVYEAAFDKNMIDKDEYPQTAAIEDNCWRMIANLWNAPDASQSIGTSTIGSSEACMLGGLAFKRRWQQSRRVAGKDTSKPNLVMSSAVQVCWEKFCNYFDVEPRFVPISLEHKTLDGYDLEKYVDENTIGVVAILGVTYTGMYEPVAAIAEALDEIQAKTGLDIPIHVDGASGAMIAPFLQPDLVWDFRLERVHSISTSGHKYGLVYPGLGWVVWRHTQWLPEDLVFQVSYLGGEMPTFALNFSRPGAQVLLQYYMFLRLGFEGYRAVQQASQDVAKYLAKGIAKIGAFELWNDGSDIPVFAWYLKDGHTKNWNLYHLQDRLRMKGWLVPAYPMPDDLSDLTVQRIVVRNGLSMDLAAELLESIETETAYLDALESAMPVEGQHPAFHH